A genome region from Candidatus Methylacidiphilales bacterium includes the following:
- the purM gene encoding phosphoribosylformylglycinamidine cyclo-ligase, with amino-acid sequence MSRAKTTKAYAAAGVDIDLGNKVKSGIPKLIASTRRPEVLSQIGGFGGLFRANFPKMKDPVLVSSVDGVGTKLKVAIAMNKHDTIGGDLVNHCIDDIAVLGAEPLFFLDYIGTGRLDPAVFKQILTGLARACKASHCALIGGETAQMPGVYHGEDYDLVGTIIGVVDRPKMIDGSKIKPGDVVIGLPSSGLHTNGYSLARSVLFDKMRLTLDSPVSGTRQTLGELLLAPHLNYQPLLKKVGQSVTIKGLAHITGGGFIDNIPRVLPKGTGVEILSGSWPVPPIFQLLASGDFVPMNELYQVFNMGIGMTVIVSAKDAPKTLALTKGYIIGQVTKGNQTVKLKF; translated from the coding sequence ATGAGCCGCGCCAAAACCACCAAAGCCTATGCCGCCGCCGGGGTCGATATCGACCTCGGGAACAAGGTCAAATCAGGCATCCCCAAACTCATCGCCTCCACCCGCCGACCCGAGGTCCTTTCCCAGATCGGCGGCTTCGGCGGTCTCTTCCGGGCCAACTTCCCCAAGATGAAGGACCCCGTCCTGGTCAGCAGCGTCGATGGCGTGGGCACCAAGCTCAAGGTGGCCATCGCCATGAACAAACACGACACCATTGGTGGCGACTTGGTCAATCACTGCATCGATGACATCGCCGTCCTCGGCGCCGAACCGCTCTTCTTCCTCGACTACATCGGCACCGGGCGACTCGATCCCGCCGTCTTCAAACAGATCCTCACCGGACTGGCCAGAGCCTGCAAAGCCTCCCACTGCGCCCTCATCGGGGGTGAAACCGCCCAGATGCCTGGCGTTTATCACGGCGAAGATTACGACCTGGTCGGCACGATCATCGGCGTGGTCGACCGCCCGAAGATGATTGATGGCTCCAAAATCAAACCCGGCGACGTCGTCATCGGCCTGCCTTCCTCCGGGCTGCACACCAACGGCTACTCGCTCGCCCGTTCGGTGCTCTTCGACAAGATGCGTTTGACACTGGACTCGCCGGTGTCGGGAACGCGCCAGACCCTGGGGGAACTGCTCCTGGCCCCCCACCTCAACTACCAGCCCCTGCTCAAAAAAGTGGGCCAAAGCGTCACCATCAAGGGCCTAGCCCACATCACCGGCGGCGGCTTCATCGACAACATCCCGCGCGTCCTCCCCAAAGGCACCGGGGTGGAGATCTTGTCCGGAAGCTGGCCCGTGCCCCCCATCTTCCAGTTGCTGGCCAGCGGCGACTTCGTCCCGATGAACGAGCTCTACCAGGTTTTCAACATGGGCATCGGCATGACGGTCATCGTCAGCGCGAAAGACGCCCCCAAGACCCTCGCCCTGACCAAAGGCTACATCATCGGCCAGGTCACCAAGGGCAACCAGACGGTCAAACTCAAGTTTTGA
- a CDS encoding TA system VapC family ribonuclease toxin: protein MNSLDTNILLYASNTACSEHERARAVVDLLLAKPGDWIIVDQVLLEFYRAMRNPKVLARPRSAGEAARLIHFYRAEAGCAHVGYEEAAWKLIYPWLEKSSFPASRTFDAQLAATLRHHGVTRFYTRNTKDFSGFGFKDVINPLD, encoded by the coding sequence ATGAACAGCCTGGATACGAATATCCTGCTTTATGCCAGCAACACCGCGTGTTCTGAGCACGAAAGGGCACGGGCGGTGGTCGATCTCCTTTTGGCTAAACCGGGCGACTGGATCATCGTCGATCAAGTGTTGCTGGAGTTTTACCGTGCCATGCGGAACCCCAAGGTGCTGGCGCGCCCGCGATCCGCAGGTGAAGCTGCGCGTCTGATCCATTTCTACCGGGCGGAAGCCGGCTGTGCCCATGTCGGTTATGAGGAAGCTGCGTGGAAACTGATTTATCCCTGGCTTGAAAAAAGCAGCTTTCCGGCAAGCAGGACCTTCGATGCTCAATTGGCCGCCACTCTTCGACACCATGGCGTCACGCGCTTTTACACCCGAAACACCAAAGATTTCTCCGGCTTTGGATTCAAAGATGTCATCAACCCGTTGGATTGA
- a CDS encoding DNA recombination protein RmuC yields the protein MLPAILILCALILVLLAALAYLVSRLPSSLSQSQASPLSDLRAALEKSLGDQKADFRDVNAASGEQLRKMIQDSLTNQQLILEQRFAALQQQTNERLQEIRANVEKRLQDNLEQNFGAFKEMSASLVLLKSSADQMLKVSEQVGELNHILASPKLQGNFGETALEKLLQDILPPSAFEWQPRIAEGLQPDASIKIKNVRLCIDAKFPKDRIAEVLDAAKDEPARELARKELSSVIKLMATDISKKYVRPDLGTADQAFLFVPSESLFYEILKMPELIEHCRKVKVTPVSPNTLAATLYAVALAFRGYEMQENAKTLLKGIQDMDRHFQNFKEDFLKVGQRLQQAQEDYGKAGRDLERFDKTIAKLKDGEGGLQLEA from the coding sequence ATGCTCCCCGCCATCCTCATCCTCTGCGCCCTCATCCTCGTGCTGCTGGCGGCATTGGCTTACCTGGTTTCCCGACTGCCCTCCTCCCTCAGCCAATCCCAGGCCTCCCCGCTTTCCGATCTCCGCGCCGCCCTGGAAAAAAGCCTCGGCGACCAGAAGGCCGATTTCCGCGATGTCAACGCCGCCTCCGGCGAGCAGCTCCGCAAGATGATCCAGGATTCCCTCACCAACCAGCAACTCATCCTCGAGCAACGCTTCGCCGCCCTCCAGCAGCAGACCAACGAACGCCTCCAGGAGATCCGCGCCAACGTGGAAAAACGACTCCAGGACAACCTCGAACAGAACTTCGGAGCCTTCAAGGAAATGAGCGCCAGTCTGGTCTTATTGAAATCCAGCGCCGACCAGATGCTCAAGGTCAGCGAACAGGTGGGGGAACTCAACCACATCCTGGCCTCGCCCAAGCTTCAGGGGAATTTCGGCGAAACCGCCCTGGAAAAGCTCCTCCAGGACATCCTCCCGCCTTCGGCCTTCGAGTGGCAACCGCGCATCGCCGAAGGCCTGCAACCCGATGCCTCGATCAAGATCAAGAACGTCCGCCTCTGCATCGACGCCAAATTCCCCAAGGACCGCATCGCCGAAGTGCTCGATGCGGCCAAGGACGAGCCCGCCCGCGAACTGGCCCGCAAAGAATTGTCATCCGTCATCAAACTGATGGCCACCGACATTTCCAAGAAATACGTCCGCCCCGACCTCGGCACCGCCGACCAGGCCTTCTTGTTTGTGCCGAGCGAGAGTTTATTTTACGAAATTTTGAAGATGCCCGAGTTGATCGAGCATTGCCGGAAGGTCAAAGTGACGCCGGTTTCACCGAACACCCTGGCCGCCACTCTCTACGCCGTGGCCCTGGCCTTCCGGGGTTACGAGATGCAGGAAAACGCCAAGACCCTGCTCAAGGGCATCCAGGACATGGACCGTCATTTCCAGAATTTTAAGGAAGATTTCCTCAAAGTCGGCCAGCGCCTCCAGCAGGCCCAGGAGGACTACGGAAAGGCCGGCCGCGACCTCGAGCGCTTCGACAAAACCATCGCCAAACTCAAGGACGGCGAGGGCGGGCTGCAGTTGGAGGCCTAG
- a CDS encoding type II toxin-antitoxin system VapC family toxin, whose amino-acid sequence MPAAEERYVLDTSAIFALFGDEPGAAVVEESLRLAQKRKILLYGSFVTLAEIHYISSRRFGSEQADKLLALARSWPVEWVHSDEPLCLAAARIKASTPLSLADAFIAATAQIHQSTLIHRDPEFEPLSSLITLQPLPPKK is encoded by the coding sequence GTGCCCGCGGCTGAAGAACGCTACGTCCTCGATACTTCCGCCATCTTCGCCCTCTTTGGCGATGAACCCGGGGCGGCCGTCGTGGAAGAATCCCTGCGTTTAGCACAAAAGCGCAAGATCCTGCTTTACGGCTCCTTCGTCACCCTGGCGGAAATCCATTATATTTCCTCCCGCCGCTTCGGTTCGGAACAAGCCGATAAACTCCTCGCCCTGGCCCGCTCCTGGCCGGTGGAGTGGGTCCATTCGGACGAACCGCTCTGCCTGGCCGCCGCCCGGATCAAAGCCTCCACCCCGCTCAGTCTGGCCGATGCTTTCATCGCCGCCACCGCCCAGATCCACCAATCGACCCTGATCCATCGCGATCCGGAATTCGAGCCCCTCTCTTCCCTCATCACCCTCCAACCCTTGCCTCCGAAAAAATAG
- a CDS encoding AbrB/MazE/SpoVT family DNA-binding domain-containing protein, with protein sequence MITTVTTRGQTVIPADLRRQFGIEDNAKLEWIADGKEIRVIPLPKDTIRASRGILAGAALNLDLLKERKKERARG encoded by the coding sequence ATGATCACCACCGTGACGACACGCGGCCAGACCGTCATCCCGGCGGATCTCAGACGCCAGTTCGGGATCGAGGACAACGCCAAGCTGGAGTGGATCGCCGACGGCAAGGAGATCCGGGTCATCCCCCTGCCCAAGGACACCATCCGCGCTTCCCGTGGCATCCTGGCCGGTGCGGCGTTGAATCTCGATCTGCTCAAGGAACGGAAGAAAGAACGTGCCCGCGGCTGA
- a CDS encoding Dabb family protein, whose amino-acid sequence MKAPTPLTLSLSLFLLLIAAACSKPPAAPSAGQATTGTVQHVVVCWLKQPGDPTARAQLIGTSLGFKDLPGVVDVQAGTPLPSDRPVVDDSFDVALTMTFRDEAALRAYENHPAHKKAVEDVLKPLVARFVVYDFVSP is encoded by the coding sequence ATGAAAGCCCCGACCCCTCTGACCCTTTCCTTATCTCTTTTCTTACTCCTCATCGCCGCGGCCTGTTCCAAGCCACCGGCTGCTCCCTCCGCAGGCCAAGCCACCACCGGCACGGTCCAGCATGTGGTCGTCTGCTGGCTGAAACAACCGGGCGACCCCACCGCCCGCGCCCAACTCATCGGCACTTCCCTCGGCTTCAAGGACCTGCCCGGGGTGGTCGATGTCCAGGCCGGCACCCCGCTCCCCTCGGACCGGCCGGTTGTGGATGATTCGTTCGATGTCGCCCTCACCATGACCTTCCGCGACGAAGCCGCCCTGCGCGCTTACGAAAACCACCCCGCCCACAAGAAAGCGGTGGAAGATGTGCTCAAGCCTCTGGTGGCCCGCTTCGTGGTTTATGATTTTGTTAGCCCCTGA
- a CDS encoding type II toxin-antitoxin system death-on-curing family toxin: MSAKPGNCFHLTVDIVREIHAAAIDQFGGSDGVREPALLESAVAAPQATFAGNSPYADLIEVAAAYLFYLCRNHPFIDGNKRAALGACLVFLRLNGLHPEKDGPEWEALTLDVAASRIDRDDTTARLRKLLKP, translated from the coding sequence ATGAGTGCCAAGCCCGGGAACTGCTTCCATCTGACCGTCGACATCGTGCGCGAGATCCACGCCGCAGCCATCGACCAATTTGGAGGCTCGGACGGGGTGCGTGAACCGGCGCTCTTGGAATCGGCCGTAGCCGCCCCCCAAGCCACGTTTGCGGGGAATTCCCCCTACGCCGATCTGATCGAAGTCGCGGCGGCCTATCTGTTCTACTTGTGCCGGAACCACCCGTTCATCGATGGCAACAAGCGTGCCGCCCTCGGTGCCTGCCTGGTTTTCCTCCGGCTCAATGGCCTCCATCCCGAGAAAGACGGTCCCGAATGGGAAGCCCTGACCCTCGACGTCGCCGCCAGCCGGATTGATCGTGATGACACCACGGCGCGGTTGCGGAAACTCCTGAAACCATAA
- a CDS encoding carbohydrate kinase encodes MSSHPGPVLCFGEMLWDELSTGRRPGGAPMNVAFHLNRLGRPALPVSAVGDDVAGEDLLQFLRDRGVSTVAVAKSPRFPTGSVEVLIDERGDALYTIRQGVAWDEIPLTAEILSRAATSPALVFGSLAQRSASNRESLTKLRKAMGEGALLVFDVNLRAPFDDLDRVRSLAVDLGAGVIKCNHEEAARWTGGEAMDWEGNARRIASDSGVAGVCVTAGAHGAGLWWNGVWSQETGRPVTVVDTVGAGDAFLAALIDGLLAGLPAGEILARACRLGEWIASQSGATPDYEPERILGP; translated from the coding sequence ATGTCGTCGCATCCCGGGCCGGTTCTTTGCTTCGGGGAAATGCTCTGGGATGAGCTGTCCACGGGAAGGCGCCCGGGCGGGGCGCCGATGAATGTGGCCTTCCACCTGAACCGCTTGGGGCGTCCGGCCCTCCCCGTCAGTGCCGTGGGGGACGATGTCGCAGGGGAGGACCTGCTGCAATTCCTCCGGGATCGGGGCGTATCGACCGTCGCCGTGGCGAAATCCCCCCGCTTTCCGACCGGGTCGGTCGAAGTCCTCATCGATGAACGGGGCGATGCGCTTTACACCATCCGGCAGGGGGTGGCTTGGGACGAGATTCCACTGACTGCGGAGATTTTGTCACGGGCGGCGACCTCCCCGGCGTTGGTGTTCGGATCGCTGGCCCAAAGATCGGCTTCCAATCGGGAATCCCTCACGAAACTCCGGAAAGCCATGGGGGAAGGTGCCCTGTTGGTTTTCGATGTGAACCTGCGCGCGCCTTTTGATGATTTGGACCGGGTCCGCTCGCTGGCAGTTGATCTGGGCGCGGGGGTGATCAAATGCAACCACGAAGAAGCCGCCCGTTGGACCGGGGGAGAGGCGATGGATTGGGAGGGAAATGCCCGGAGGATTGCGTCGGATTCGGGGGTGGCCGGGGTTTGTGTGACGGCCGGGGCCCATGGGGCGGGTTTGTGGTGGAATGGGGTGTGGTCGCAGGAGACCGGCCGACCCGTGACCGTGGTGGATACGGTCGGGGCGGGCGACGCCTTCCTGGCGGCGCTGATCGACGGCCTGCTGGCGGGCCTCCCCGCGGGAGAAATTCTCGCCCGGGCCTGCCGCTTGGGGGAATGGATCGCCAGCCAATCGGGAGCGACACCGGACTACGAACCTGAAAGGATCCTTGGCCCATGA
- a CDS encoding DNA alkylation repair protein, whose protein sequence is MKPKAAPSIGLLRRALKAAARPQRVAELSAFFKTGPGEYAEGDRFIGVSVPEMRRIAATGDGLQPEDVLPLLHSRIHEERMLALMVWVRVYPRGDDPTRARIFQLYLRERKWINNWDLVDVSAYHIVGAHLLDRPRGQLDRMARSPHLWTRRIAVVSTYAFIRRGQTADIFRLSKILLGDGHDLMHKACGWMLREAGKREPDALRKFLRVHTPCMPRTMLRYAIEKFSPAERREWLAVPRALKSR, encoded by the coding sequence ATGAAACCCAAAGCCGCCCCATCGATCGGCCTCCTCCGCCGCGCATTGAAAGCTGCCGCCCGTCCGCAGCGGGTGGCGGAACTGTCGGCATTCTTCAAGACCGGGCCGGGTGAATACGCCGAGGGGGACCGGTTCATCGGCGTGAGCGTGCCGGAGATGCGGCGGATCGCGGCAACCGGCGACGGTCTCCAACCGGAGGACGTGCTGCCCCTGCTCCATTCCCGCATCCATGAGGAACGTATGCTGGCCCTGATGGTCTGGGTGCGGGTCTACCCACGGGGCGACGACCCCACGCGGGCCCGCATCTTCCAGCTCTACCTCCGGGAAAGAAAATGGATCAACAACTGGGATCTGGTGGACGTTTCCGCCTATCACATTGTCGGTGCGCACTTGCTCGACCGTCCGCGGGGCCAGCTGGACCGGATGGCGCGCTCGCCCCACCTGTGGACCCGGCGCATCGCGGTGGTTTCGACCTATGCCTTCATCCGCCGGGGGCAAACGGCGGACATCTTCCGCTTGAGCAAGATCCTTCTGGGCGACGGCCACGACTTGATGCACAAGGCCTGTGGATGGATGTTGCGCGAGGCCGGGAAGCGGGAGCCGGACGCCCTGCGGAAATTTCTACGGGTCCACACGCCCTGCATGCCCCGGACCATGTTGCGCTACGCCATCGAAAAATTTTCCCCGGCGGAGCGCCGGGAATGGCTGGCCGTCCCCCGTGCCTTGAAAAGTCGCTGA
- a CDS encoding SulP family inorganic anion transporter, whose product MADVLAGLLVGLMTLALAGSYSLLIFNGVLAPYAIWGVTLALVSAVVIGLWSVLNGAFSDQVCIPQDRIAPILGFMSAALVAVMGEVAPPGRIFATLAVSIALSTLFTGLLVYGLGRFRLGNLIRFIPYPVIGGFLAGSGWLLVAGSVRAATGVAFNWSNLPGLFLQGGILPWFPVACFGVGLFALQRFFRHWSVLPGFLLFNVGLFYVWLLATGHTLDYARAHGWLITLVAWEGVQWPGFFEVLQQADWFRVLQMGGAFTAVALTSAVSILLNSSALDVESSRESDLNHELRTLGVGNLLAGLCGGMVGFTSLSLSRLVREAGGRSRLVGVSMVAVCLVCLAGNMHWIGYLPKFVLSGLLLYLGLIFLHEWLVLAWWKLPRTDYAAVVAILGVIASSGYFQGVMVGLLIATLLFVVNYSRVRIVTHVLSGAEQRSNVDRSPQEQALLRENGAKIYILRLQGFIFFGSASSLLGQIRDRLAPGGGEPVEYVVLDFTRVYGLDSSAVLSLRRLRDLVAASEVTLILCGVAPRILEQMRLSGLDTANDPRVSVHPDRDHALEWCEDRLLWKQAGDGGPAAAMDLFARLALTWPVGPVRPDALKPYLDRIEVPAGTRLLRQGEPSDALFFLEQGRLTVKLESANQPDVRLRSMNPGAVVGELGLYLGEPRTASILADVDCVLFRMGRDTLDRLQVEQPALASAFHQCMLRMVASRLVNTSRTLQMVME is encoded by the coding sequence ATGGCGGATGTTCTGGCGGGTCTGCTGGTGGGCCTGATGACCCTGGCTTTGGCGGGTTCGTACAGCCTTCTCATCTTCAACGGGGTGCTGGCGCCTTATGCCATCTGGGGGGTGACCCTGGCCCTGGTTTCGGCGGTGGTCATCGGTCTCTGGAGTGTCCTCAACGGGGCCTTTTCCGACCAGGTGTGCATCCCCCAGGACCGCATCGCGCCCATCCTGGGTTTCATGTCTGCGGCCCTCGTGGCCGTGATGGGCGAGGTCGCACCGCCCGGGCGCATCTTCGCCACCCTGGCGGTGAGCATCGCGCTCTCGACGTTGTTCACCGGGTTGCTGGTCTACGGCCTGGGGCGGTTCCGCCTCGGGAACCTGATCCGCTTCATTCCCTATCCGGTGATTGGCGGATTCTTGGCGGGCTCCGGGTGGTTGCTGGTTGCCGGTTCCGTGCGTGCCGCCACCGGGGTCGCGTTCAATTGGTCGAATCTGCCGGGTCTTTTTCTCCAGGGTGGGATCCTTCCGTGGTTCCCGGTGGCCTGCTTCGGGGTGGGGCTTTTTGCGCTGCAGCGGTTCTTCCGTCATTGGTCCGTGCTGCCGGGCTTCCTTCTTTTCAACGTCGGGCTCTTCTATGTCTGGCTGCTGGCCACGGGGCACACCCTGGATTATGCCCGGGCCCACGGCTGGTTGATCACCCTGGTGGCGTGGGAAGGCGTGCAGTGGCCGGGCTTTTTCGAAGTCCTGCAGCAGGCCGATTGGTTCCGGGTTCTCCAGATGGGCGGGGCCTTCACCGCCGTGGCCCTGACTTCGGCCGTGTCCATCCTCCTCAATTCCAGCGCCCTCGATGTCGAGTCCAGCCGCGAAAGCGACCTCAACCATGAATTGCGCACCCTCGGTGTCGGCAACCTCCTGGCCGGGCTCTGCGGCGGCATGGTGGGATTCACTTCGCTCAGCCTTTCCCGCCTGGTCCGTGAGGCCGGGGGGCGTTCGCGCCTGGTCGGTGTGAGCATGGTGGCGGTCTGTCTGGTCTGTCTGGCTGGTAACATGCATTGGATCGGCTACCTGCCCAAGTTCGTCCTCAGCGGACTGCTGCTGTATTTGGGTCTGATCTTCCTCCACGAGTGGCTGGTCCTGGCCTGGTGGAAACTGCCGCGGACCGATTATGCCGCCGTGGTGGCGATCCTCGGGGTGATTGCTTCCTCGGGATACTTCCAGGGCGTGATGGTGGGGTTGCTCATCGCCACTCTGCTCTTCGTGGTCAATTACAGCCGCGTCCGCATCGTCACCCATGTGCTCAGTGGGGCGGAACAACGCAGCAATGTCGACCGTTCGCCGCAGGAGCAGGCCCTGCTGCGCGAAAACGGTGCCAAGATCTACATCCTCCGGCTGCAGGGGTTCATCTTCTTCGGTTCGGCCAGCAGCCTGTTGGGCCAGATCCGCGACCGCCTGGCCCCGGGCGGCGGCGAGCCGGTGGAATACGTGGTCCTCGATTTCACCCGGGTTTACGGCTTGGATTCTTCCGCGGTCCTATCGCTGCGGCGATTGCGCGACCTCGTCGCCGCCTCGGAGGTGACCCTCATCCTTTGTGGGGTGGCGCCCCGCATCCTGGAGCAGATGCGTCTTTCCGGGTTGGACACCGCCAACGACCCACGGGTCAGTGTCCATCCGGACCGCGATCATGCATTGGAGTGGTGCGAAGACCGGTTGCTTTGGAAGCAGGCAGGGGATGGCGGCCCTGCGGCGGCAATGGATTTGTTTGCGCGCCTGGCCTTGACCTGGCCGGTGGGGCCGGTCCGTCCGGATGCACTCAAGCCCTACCTCGATCGGATCGAAGTGCCGGCCGGGACCCGCCTGCTGCGGCAAGGCGAGCCATCGGACGCGCTCTTCTTCCTCGAGCAGGGTCGCCTGACGGTCAAACTGGAGTCCGCCAATCAACCCGATGTCCGTTTGCGGAGCATGAATCCCGGGGCCGTGGTGGGCGAGCTCGGCCTCTACCTGGGGGAACCCCGTACCGCGTCCATCCTGGCCGATGTGGATTGCGTGCTCTTCCGCATGGGACGGGATACTCTCGATCGTTTGCAAGTGGAACAACCCGCCCTGGCCTCGGCCTTCCACCAGTGCATGCTGCGCATGGTCGCCTCCCGCTTGGTCAACACCAGCCGGACACTGCAGATGGTGATGGAGTGA
- a CDS encoding fumarate hydratase, whose translation MPTPPFVYQKPFPLGADDTPYRLLSKEGISTSTFEGKTILKVEADALAFLSFQAFHDINFFLRPAHLKQVAAILDDPEASDNDRTVALTLLRNAETAALGILPFCQDTGTATIIGKKGQQVWTGGHDEEALSRGVYDAYTKENLRYSQNAPLTMWEEKNTGTNLPAQIDLYATDGDAYEFLFVAKGGGSANKTFLYQETRATVVPGKLEQFLTEKMLTLGTAACPPYHLVFVIGGTSAEACLKTVKLASAKYLDSLPTQGNELGQAFRDLEMEARMLKLARECGIGAQFGGKYFALDVRVVRLPRHGASCPIGIGVSCSADRNIKARINADGIFIEQLEYEPGKYIPEKFRRLSRNGQAVQIDLNRPMDEIRAELSRHPVTTPLELTGTIVVARDIAHAKLKERLDKTGDLPDYFKKHPVYYAGPAKTPAGYASGSFGPTTAGRMDSYVDQFQAKGGSMVMIAKGNRSKAVTDACKKHGGFYLGSIGGPAAILAKENIKKVEQLEYPELGMESVWKIEVENFPAFILVDDKGNDFFQNIAGCAVCAPH comes from the coding sequence ATGCCCACGCCGCCGTTTGTCTATCAAAAGCCCTTCCCCCTCGGAGCCGATGACACACCCTACCGTCTGTTGAGCAAGGAGGGCATCTCCACCTCGACCTTCGAGGGCAAGACCATCCTCAAGGTCGAAGCCGATGCCCTGGCCTTCCTGTCCTTCCAGGCCTTCCACGACATCAATTTTTTCCTCCGCCCGGCCCACTTGAAACAAGTGGCGGCCATCCTGGACGATCCCGAAGCCTCGGACAACGACCGCACGGTGGCGCTGACCCTTCTCCGCAACGCGGAAACCGCCGCCCTCGGCATCCTGCCCTTCTGCCAGGACACGGGCACCGCCACCATCATCGGCAAGAAAGGCCAGCAGGTCTGGACCGGCGGCCACGATGAAGAGGCCCTCTCCCGCGGCGTATACGATGCCTACACCAAGGAAAATCTCCGCTACTCCCAGAACGCCCCACTCACCATGTGGGAGGAAAAAAACACCGGCACCAACCTCCCGGCCCAGATCGACCTCTACGCCACGGACGGCGACGCCTATGAATTCCTCTTCGTGGCCAAGGGCGGAGGCTCGGCCAACAAAACCTTCCTCTACCAGGAAACCCGCGCGACGGTTGTCCCGGGAAAGCTCGAACAGTTCCTCACGGAAAAGATGCTCACCCTCGGCACCGCCGCCTGTCCGCCCTATCACCTTGTTTTCGTCATCGGCGGCACCAGCGCCGAGGCCTGCCTGAAGACCGTCAAGCTGGCTTCGGCCAAATACCTCGACTCCCTCCCCACCCAGGGCAACGAACTCGGCCAGGCCTTCCGCGACCTTGAAATGGAAGCCCGCATGCTCAAGCTGGCCCGCGAGTGCGGCATCGGCGCCCAGTTCGGCGGAAAATACTTCGCCCTCGATGTCCGCGTCGTCCGCCTGCCCCGCCACGGGGCCTCCTGCCCGATCGGCATCGGCGTTTCCTGTTCGGCCGACCGCAACATCAAGGCCAGGATCAACGCCGACGGCATTTTCATCGAACAACTCGAATACGAGCCCGGGAAATACATCCCGGAAAAATTCCGCCGTCTTTCCCGCAACGGCCAGGCGGTCCAGATCGATCTCAACCGCCCGATGGATGAAATCCGCGCCGAGTTGTCCAGGCATCCCGTCACCACCCCGCTCGAACTCACCGGCACCATCGTGGTCGCGCGCGACATCGCCCACGCCAAGCTCAAGGAACGCCTCGACAAAACCGGCGACCTGCCCGACTACTTCAAGAAACACCCGGTCTACTACGCCGGTCCCGCCAAAACCCCCGCCGGTTATGCCTCCGGCTCCTTCGGTCCCACCACCGCCGGCCGGATGGACAGCTACGTCGACCAGTTCCAGGCCAAGGGCGGAAGCATGGTCATGATCGCCAAGGGCAACCGCAGCAAGGCCGTGACCGACGCCTGCAAAAAACACGGCGGCTTCTACCTCGGCTCGATCGGCGGCCCCGCCGCCATCCTGGCCAAGGAAAACATCAAGAAAGTCGAGCAGTTGGAATACCCGGAACTGGGCATGGAGTCGGTGTGGAAAATCGAGGTGGAAAACTTCCCCGCCTTCATCCTCGTCGACGACAAGGGCAACGATTTCTTCCAGAACATCGCCGGCTGCGCCGTGTGCGCTCCCCATTGA
- a CDS encoding thioredoxin-like domain-containing protein yields MKNTLLALLLVLLMPLMLSATPFTDKLESALVHLDGRKVAASPAGALANKKVLAFYFSAHWCPPCRAFTPELSKDYKKLSKKYPGFELIFVSSDRSAEDMAEYMDWGKMEFPALAYDKKDSFPILRKLSAQGIPYLVVTDADGKELAGRGSSEWVHPSEIMPKLEEILKKGG; encoded by the coding sequence GTGAAAAACACCCTGCTTGCCTTGCTCCTCGTTCTGCTCATGCCCCTGATGCTCAGCGCCACACCCTTTACCGACAAATTGGAAAGTGCGCTGGTCCATCTGGACGGCAGGAAAGTGGCGGCCAGTCCGGCCGGTGCCCTGGCCAACAAGAAGGTGCTGGCTTTCTACTTTTCCGCGCACTGGTGCCCGCCTTGCCGGGCCTTCACCCCGGAACTTTCCAAGGATTACAAAAAACTGTCCAAGAAGTATCCCGGGTTTGAATTGATCTTTGTCAGCAGCGACCGTTCCGCAGAAGACATGGCCGAATACATGGACTGGGGGAAAATGGAATTCCCGGCCCTGGCCTACGACAAAAAGGACAGCTTCCCGATCCTGCGCAAGCTCTCCGCCCAGGGCATTCCCTACCTCGTCGTCACCGACGCCGATGGCAAGGAGCTGGCCGGTCGTGGCTCTTCCGAATGGGTCCACCCCTCCGAAATCATGCCAAAGCTGGAAGAGATCCTGAAAAAGGGCGGCTGA